A window of Phocoena phocoena chromosome 6, mPhoPho1.1, whole genome shotgun sequence contains these coding sequences:
- the RANBP6 gene encoding ran-binding protein 6 isoform X2, which translates to MAACGSAGVPATVSGKQEFYQLLKNLINPSCMVRRQAEEIYENIPGLCKTTFLLDAVRNRRAGYEDPHPRVRAAACTTLGQMATDFAPNFQKKFHEMVIAALLRTMENQGNQRVQSHAASALIIFIEDCPKSLLVLYLDSMVRNLHSILVIKLQELIRNGTKLALEQLVTAIASVADTIEEKFVPYYDIFMPSLKHIVELAVQKELKLLKGKTIECISHVGLAVGKEKFMQDASNVMQLLLKTQSDLNNMEDDDPQTSYIISAWARMCKILGNDFQQYLPLVIEPLIKTASAKPDVALLDTQDVENMSDDDGWQFVNLGDQQSFGIKTSGLEAKATACQMLVYYAKELREGFVEYTEQVVKLMVPLLKFYFHDNVRVAAAESMPFLLECARIHGPEYLAQMWHFICDPLIKAIGTEPDTDVLSEIMNSFAKSIEVMGDGCLNDEQLEELGEILKAKLEGHFKNQELRQVKRQEENYDQQVEMSLQDEDECDVYILTKVSDILHSLFSTYKEKILPWFEQLLPLIVNLICSNRPWPDRQWGLCIFDDIIEHCSPTSFKYVEYFRWPMLLNMRDNNPEVRQAAAYGLGVMAQFGGDDYRSLCSEAVPLLVKVIKCANSKTKKNVIATENCISAVGKILRFKPNCVNVDEVLPHWLSWLPLHEDKEEAIQTLSFLCDLIESNHPVVLGPNNSNLPKIISVIAEGKMNETINYEDPCAKRLANVVRQVQTSEELWLECISQLDDEQQEALQELLNFA; encoded by the coding sequence gATCCTCATCCAAGGGTGAGGGCTGCAGCCTGTACTACACTTGGACAGATGGCTACAGATTTTGCACCTAACTTCCAAAAGAAATTCCATGAAATGGTGATTGCAGCTCTGTTGCGTACCATGGAAAATCAAGGTAATCAGCGTGTGCAGTCACATGCAGCTTCTGcgcttattatttttattgaagactGCCCCAAATCATTGCTAGTTCTATATTTGGATAGTATGGTGAGAAATCTACATTCCATCTTGGTGATTAAACTTCAAGAGTTGATTCGCAATGGAACTAAGTTGGCCTTGGAACAGCTTGTGACAGCCATTGCCTCAGTTGCAGATacaatagaagaaaaatttgTTCCATACTATGATATATTTATGCCCTCACTAAAGCATATTGTTGAGCTTGCTGTTCAAAAGGAACTCAAACTTCTGAAAGGAAAAACTATTGAATGCATTAGCCATGTTGGTCTTGCTGTTGGGAAGGAAAAATTTATGCAAGATGCATCAAATGTGATGCAACTGTTGTTAAAAACACAATCAGACTTAAATAATATGGAAGATGATGACCCTCAGACCTCTTACATCATTTCAGCTTGGGCCAGAATGTGTAAAATTCTTGGAAATGATTTTCAACAGTACCTTCCACTGGTTATTGAGCCTCTTATTAAGACTGCTTCAGCTAAACCTGACGTTGCTCTCTTAGACACACAAGATGTGGAGAATATGAGTGATGATGATGGATGGCAATTTGTAAATCTTGGAGACCAGCAGAGTTTTGGAATTAAGACTTCAGGGCTTGAAGCAAAAGCAACTGCTTGCCAGATGTTGGTTTATTATGCTAAGGAGTTAAGGGAAGGATTCGTGGAATACACAGAACAAGTTGTAAAACTGATGGTTCCTTTactgaaattttatttccatgacaATGTTCGAGTGGCAGCAGCAGAGTCCATGCCTTTTCTCCTGGAATGTGCAAGAATTCATGGCCCAGAGTATCTTGCACAGATGTGGCATTTCATATGTGATCCTTTAATCAAGGCTATTGGGACCGAACCTGATACAGATGTACTCTCAGAAATAATGAATTCTTTTGCAAAGTCCATTGAAGTAATGGGAGATGGGTGCCTCAATGATGAACAGTTGGAAGAACTGGGAGAAATACTGAAAGCAAAACTTGAAGGGCACTTTAAAAACCAAGAACTGAGACAGGttaaaagacaggaagaaaactaTGACCAACAGGTTGAAATGTCCCTGCAAGATGAGGATGAATGTGATGTTTATATTCTGACCAAAGTATCAGATATTTTGCACTCATTATTTAGTACTTACAAGGAAAAGATTTTACCGTGGTTTGAACAGCTGCTCCCATTAATTGTAAATCTAATTTGTTCTAATAGGCCATGGCCAGACAGACAGTGGGGATTGTGCATATTTGATGATATCATAGAACACTGTAGTCCAACCTCATTTAAATATGTAGAATATTTTCGGTGGCCAATGCTACTAAATATGCGAGACAACAACCCTGAAGTCAGGCAAGCTGCTGCTTATGGCCTGGGTGTTATGGCACAGTTTGGTGGAGATGATTATCGTTCTTTATGTTCAGAAGCTGTTCCGCTGCTGGTAAAAGTTATTAAGTGTGCAAattccaaaaccaaaaaaaatgtcattgctaCAGAGAACTGTATCTCAGCAGTAGGCAAGATTTTGAGGTTTAAGCCTAACTGTGTAAATGTAGATGAAGTTCTTCCACACTGGTTGTCATGGCTTCCATTGCATGAGGATAAAGAGGAAGCTATTCAGACTTTGAGTTTTCTCTGTGACTTAATTGAAAGCAACCACCCAGTTGTACTTGGTCCAAATAATTCCAATCTTCCAAAAATAATCAGTGTAATTgcagaaggaaaaatgaatgagACTATTAACTATGAAGATCCTTGTGCCAAACGCCTAGCTAATGTCGTGCGTCAGGTACAGACTTCTGAAGAATTATGGTTGGAATGCATTTCCCAGCTTGATGATGAGCAGCAGGAAGCCTTACAGGAGTTGCTAAATTTTGCCTGA